In Ovis aries strain OAR_USU_Benz2616 breed Rambouillet chromosome 17, ARS-UI_Ramb_v3.0, whole genome shotgun sequence, the following proteins share a genomic window:
- the LOC121816984 gene encoding uncharacterized protein LOC121816984: MSPKQALHAGALGGAPSCCTWGLERQAAVRAQGVPWRLCPLALALAAIMNHPNTEALSNRHTFTLTGQGAEAQNESYRRNSRSLRLSSFRGPFPASAVCCSVTKSCPTLCDPMNCSRTGPLSFTISWSLIKLMSIESGMPSRHLILCRSLLLLPSIFPSIRVFSNESVLCIRWPKYWRFSISPSNEYPGLISFRIDWLDLLAVQRTLKSLPQHHNLKASVLWCSALFVVQLSHPYMTAGETVALTTLVSVGKVTSLLSNTLSRFASAFLSQSKRLLISRLQSLAAVILEPVLKKNLSLLPLFPLLFAIK, from the coding sequence ATGAGCCCCAAACAGGCCCTCCATGCTGGGGCCCTGGGCGGTGCCCCCTCCTGCTGCACTTGGGGGCTAGAAAGGCAGGCCGCGGTCAGGGCTCAGGGTGTCCCTTGGCGACTCTGCCCCTTGGCTCTTGCTTTAGCGGCTATAATGAACCACCCAAACACAGAGGCTTTAAGCAATCGACACACATTTACTCTTACAGGTCAGGGGGCAGAAGCACAAAACGAGTCCTACAGGAGAAACTCCAGGTCTCTCAGGCTGAGTTCCTTCCGGGGGCCTTTTCCAGCCTCTGctgtgtgttgttcagtcactaagtcgtgtccgactctttgcgaccccatgaactgcagcaggacaggccccctgtccttcaccatctcctggagtttgatcaaattaatgtccattgagtcgggtatgccatcccgccatctcatcctctgtcgttcccttctcctcctaccctcaatcttccccagcatcagggtcttttccaatgagtcagttctttgcatcaggtggccaaagtattggcgcttcagcatcagtccttccaatgaatatccaggcttgatttccttcaggattgactggctcgatctccttgccgtccagcggactctcaagagtcttccccagcaccacaacttgaaagcatcagttctttggtgctcagccctctttgtggtccagctctcgcatccgtacatgactgctggagaaaccGTGGCATTGACTACGCTggtctctgttggcaaagtgacctctctgctttctaatacactgtctaggtttgcttcagctttcctttctcagagcaagcgtcttctaatttcacggctgcagtcactggccgcagtgattttggagcccgtcctaaaaaaaaatctatcactgcttccactgtttccccttctatttgccatcaagtga